The genomic window GGAAAAGATAGGGCAAAGAGCCTAGGCTACTGATGACATACTTGGAAGAGGTGTGGAGAGTGGGATGGCTATATagcaaaatatgaaaagataGGGGAAAGACACTAGCTTCCTGCTGATTACCTACTTGGAATTGAAGGGAGGCAATGTGGAGAGTATGACTTGCATGCTGGAGGAAGAAGCCTTTTGGCCTCCTTTCATTTACTGTCAAAGTTGGCATTATggcaaacataacaaaaaaacaGAGGAAGTTCCTAGGATTCTGCTACCTACATACTTGAAAGAGAATGAAGGGAGGATGGATTCTTATAGGTGACCTCTAAGTCATCTCAGCCATCCCTGCTGATTACAAATGAGCATGAATTGCAGTTCTGGTATGATGGAAAAGAGAGCTAAAACACAATATAAGAGCCTCGTCTTCGGTTGGTAGGGTAGGCCCTTCAGCGAGGAGCTGATCATCAAAAGTAACAGATTTGCAGGACCGTATCAAAAGTAACAGATCTCTTGGAGTGAGTGAACAGTTGAAGGAGCTAAATTGAAGCTCCATGTTCTCACAGcaagacaagagaagaaaatgttCAACGCTTCATGTTACTTATTGCACATGATTATGAAGCACCTATCGACTAGGTGCGTCATAGACCATATAGGTGAACCATTTGGCTTTAGGACGAACAACTTCAAACCAAGCTTAATTCGTCCAAAATGCTTCAGCAAATTTCATATTAGTACAAAAAAAGATGAGGATATAGCATCAGTTATATGCTCATTACACTAGAATGGCTAAAGCTAGATTCTCAAAGTAGGCTTCTTAACACCCACACGCAGTAGGAAATCTTTGAATTGGGGAACCAAGATAATATCAGAATCCATATCTCGCTAAAACTCTTAAACTATTGGCGTAACAGATACAACTCATCATATGATAAGTAATGCCAGAAGCGAGGGCCTAACCAATTATTGCACCAGAATTTGATGCTTCCTTCACTAATGGATTGTAAGATGTGGTCCATAATCTCCTCCCAACCCCATTTAATTCCCTTGAAGATccaagaaagtttttttttaaggacTGGAGGAGCTATAAGATATGAGTTTGGAGATACTTTTTATTTAAGAACTTAGAACATGGCAGATCACTTTGGCAGGCTTTAATAGCAAGGCCATCAACTTTCTCTGCTTAGATTGTGAATGTTCTCGAAGTTGGCCCTCGCTTTTCCTCCTACATATACATGTCCTAAGAAATTAGATGGCAATTATCATTATGATCTTCCCTTTCCCAATAAGAACTTAGCCGTAGACATCCTCAGCGTGTTAGAAACAAAGCTAAAAAGCTAATAATGCAGAAAATTTTTAACTGAGAAGatattgttggaattaaaaacttttacatgtTCGACATCACATGAGACCGTTTTAGACTGTAGTCAGCAAGAAGCAAGGCTTGtatccaaaaaaagaaaaaaagaaaagaaaaaaaagaaaaagagaagaggcTCTTGTTTAAGATTATATGTAAACCGAGGACCAGTAAGTAGAAATTTTCTTAAAAGAGTTCCATGCCCCTGTTCAAAACGTCATTTGACTTGGTAATGCTCAGGACCACGCGAATTCTTCCCCTCCTTTTTGCGCAAACGTTCCAACGGGCACATAATTTTGTCACTTGATCTTCACGAACTTGAAGGCGGCTTTACCAGTTTTAACGGCCTGCCAACTTTTTCTCTGTTGCAGACTTGCAGCTTAGCTATCTGGTAAACAAGTTCATGCATGCGTACGGCCATGGAAGCGTCAACCAGCCATGGCCATGGCAGCAACTGGGACCCAACAACCTCACTGGACCTCAACCATCCAACTCTTGTTATGCTGGAGAAGTGCAAAACAAGGAGGCAGTTCAAAGAGATACTGGCGCACATGGTGAGGCTTCACCTCACTGAACAGACCTTCCCCATGAGCAGGCTCCTCTACTTCTCTGCGATCTCCCATCGCGAGAACCTTGATCTGTCACTCGCCCTCTTCCACCACTTTGAATTCCAACCGAATCTCTTCATGTTCAACACTATGATTGCTGCACTTGCATCAATTCACAAGCGTAGGTGTATCTGCCTTTATAAAAGGATGCTGAAATCGGCTGTTTCGCCGGATAAGCACACTCTGAATCACCTTCTTAGGGCTTGTAGGTGTCTAACAGACGTTCAACAGGTTCACCAGCAAGCTGTAATTAGTGGGCTGTCATCGTACAGTTATTTGCAGAACTCACTTGTTAAGATTTATATGGAAAATGGAGCATTGGCGCTTGGGAGGAAAGTGTTCGATAAAATGTCTCAGAGAGATGCTGTTTCGTGGAACTCCTTGATTTGGGGTTATGTCAAGGCTGGATGTGGCCGTGAAGGTCTGAAGCTCTTCCAGGACATGTGCTCCGAAGGCGTTGTGCCTGACAAATTTACCATGGTGGGTGCTCTTGGTGCCTGTGCAAAGATCGGGATGTTTCACAGCGGTCGTTCAATTCATACAAGAATTATCAAAATGGGAGGTGTTTCTGGGAATTGTATTCTTGGAAACGCGCTTCTTGATATGTACGTGAAGTGCAAGGAATTGGATTATGCAAGAAAGGTCTTCGATGTACTTGCAGTTGGAAGGGATGCTGTTTCATGGAATATACTACTTTCAGGTTATGCCAAATTCGGAAAATTGCAAATGGCCAAGAGGTTGTTTGATGAGATACCCATTAGAGATTCTGTCACCTGGAACTCAATTATCGATGGCTATGCGCAGAAAGGGGACATGGTTGCTGTTGTGAATCTATTTGAGGAAATGCAATCTCACAAGGTGAAACCAGATGGGAGAACAATAATGAGTTTAGCGTCTGTAATTGGGATGACAGGTAATTTGGACAAGGCAAAGTGGGTTCATGGTTTGGTTGCGGAAGCTAGAATAAAATTGGACGCATTCTTGGGATCGGCACTTGTTGACATGTACTCTAAATGTGGGAGCGTCGAGAAGGCTCTTTCCGTGTTTGAGGAGGTGCAAGAAAGAGATGTATCAGTTTGGTCAGCCATGATTTCAGGGTTAGCTTTGCATGGTCATGGAACGAAAGCTCTTGAATTATTTAGAATGATGCAGGCTAAAGAAATTCAGCCTAACCATGTGACTTTTACAGGTGTACTTTCAGCTTGCAGTCATTGTGGAATGGTGGAGGAAGGTTTGACTATTTTTCACAGTATGAAACAAATATACGGAATTGAACCATGTGCTGAACACTATGGTTGCGTGATTGATTTATTAGGACGAGCAGGGAAACTAATGGAAGCAAAAGACTTGATTGAAAGGATGTCCATGAAACCAACCAGGTCCATTTGGGGGGCCATGCTCAATGCATGTAGAGTTCACCAAAATGTGGAAATAGCTGAGATTGCATCCAGAGAGCTACTCAAAATTGAGCCTGAGGAAGATGGTGGGTATATTATTTTGTCAAATATTTATGCTTCTCTAGGAAGGTGGAGAGATGCAGACGATGTTAGGCGGACGATGGAAAACAGAGGAGTAAGAAAGGTAGCTGGCCAGAGTGCTGTTGTTGTCAATGGAGTTTTTCATCAGTTTGTTTCGGCAGACAAAGCTCATCCCAGGTGGTCCGAGATATACTCTCTCATTCACAACATGaacaatgaaatgaaagtacTAAACAACTTTACATGATTTGCAAAGTAAACAACTACAAAGATTCTAGAAAATAAAGCActgttcataaaaaataattctttCATCGTCACGTTTGAAGGGTCTTATCAGATATTTGGATATAGAGAACTGAGGAAGCCATTTATTACTCACCTGGAGACTTAGCCAGTGGACACCGCTATAAAGCTATATGAGGGAGGAGGTGGAAGTTGcctttgtttattttcttgaattctGCCTCTCATTTGCTCTCGAAGCCATTATTTCAGGCAATGCATAAACTGCAGATAGCTGTGAATGCTGAAACGAGCTAATCATCTAAGCTGCTACGTAAGTAATCCACTGGTCTCAGCTTTAGCCCTAATGAGTAGTTTACTTGGGACGTCCATTACTTCAACGTTTCCTCTGTGTAAACTACGTAAGAGTTAGTTATCCTTTTAGAAGAAATTGAATAACAGCAGGATTGACAAAGTATTGCGCCTGTGGAAAGATCAAGCTGGAGAATGGACTTTCTAAGTACCAATATGTACATACACCTTCAGTGGACTGCACCAAGATGTTCAGCAGAAAAGAACTCCTATATGACTTTACAGAGTTGAGTGCATGGTAGCCACCGCATGTTTATGAACAAAATCCAACTGTAGAGCCAATTCTGAAGGCACATTTTTGTTCTGTTCACCTCTGTAGTCTGTACATGTGACCCCCATTGTATTCCCCAACACCCCTTCGTTAAGAGTGTGCCCCTCATATCTTGGCCAtacaatgaaaattttcagaaaattgagGACAACCAAAaacacattaattttttttccgattaaaaataatttgacaGAAATAAtcttgtgaatttttttaattaaccatGGAAAAAGTTTATTGTATTTTCACGAATGTCCAAAAGTTCGGTGTATGTGTGCTTTATTTAACGCCAATCCTTAAATGTGCTTCTGAATATTTCCCAGAAAGCAAATGTGTATTTCCTGTCCAGAAATGTGTATTTGCTGTCCAGAAACAACAAGCTTATTCAGTGCAGTCGGTGTTGATCTGATTCAAAACTCAAATGTCTAGATCACTCATCATTGACAAGGTCTCAGATTGCAGCAGATGTCTCTTAGCCGCTGGAGAGAGTTTTCATGTGTTAGAAGCAGAAACTCTGCTGCTACTCCTGAATACCAATATAAGCTTCAATCTGTCTTTTTCCCATTAAAATCTCTCCCACTTCTAACTTCGTCCAACAAAGCTGGCTATCTTTAGCGACTCCCATCCCCAGGAGTTCATCCTCATCAGAACTGTGTCTCAACCTGATGGGGGAGACAGCATTGTAGCCAAGTTTCTAAACCAGCAAAGTTTAGTTGAGATGCATGAACTGAATGTAGCACAAGGTCGAGCTTGAGATCAACAGAGTTGTGTTCTCAGTCAAGGACTCATGATGGGTGTTACTCTATCGCATTGCATGTTCAGGGCCTTCTGTAAGCTCATAATTTCCATAGAAAATCTGGCATAACTCTCAAGACATAGCTCAATTTGAGGTCTTCACATTGAGGCAACATCTCCAAGTCCATAAAAGATGCAAATTAAGATGAATCAATGGTATAAAAATCAGAGCACAAGGGCGATTGAATTCTGCTTGAGTGCTTTATGTGATATACAATGAGCAACAATGcattatacatatgtataacaaacaaaaaaattacatacaGCAATGCAAAGATATCAATGGAAACATGGATAACAATCAAAGGATGTAAGTTTGGAAACATGGTGCCGAATCTAATTTTCCATCGACAGTACATTTGAGATATAAAATCAGCTGAAAGGCTGCTTCCATGTGAGGTTGCTGCAGATTGCACATGAATTGGCTAAGAGAGTACACCAAGTTTTCCAAGGAGGCACAACCATGGTCATTGGTAAGCTTGTGAAGTGTCTCCATTGGAACATGAAATGGGAACACCAAGATATTCAACTTGGTCAATCCTATCAAGTATGCATTTGCATTGAGATAAATAGCGATGAACTATTTGAGTGCTCCAAGATCTTTGAATTGCAGTAGACTATCAATATTAGCTTTGAGGAACTATATATCACTGGCAACAAAtatgatataaaaaataaaattaagatCAAAGTGCAAGGATCACCTATTTTCTATGAAAATAAGGAATAAGCAACCTTTCAATTGTATGAAGTCCAATTTGCATCAGAAAGATGATGGCATGGAAAACTAGCATATTATCATGGTATTAGGAGAAACAGTAGAGAAACCATCCTTGTGTTGGTATGGAATTTCTACTTCAATTGAGTCTGATGAAGGAATGGGAAACAATTGTCATTGACATCACGAAAAAATTGGAAAGggaattcattttcataaaacatTACATCGTAGCTTGTAAATAAGACATTATTATCAAGAACATAAAATCCATGTCTAATGAAATATGTTTATTGTCGGCATAATAAAACTCCCCAAACACTTCTAAATGATtatattttggaattttattGCATAACATTTTGTATGGTATTTGTCTATTATGTAATTGAGAGCGGAGCCGATTTGTGAGATATTTGGTGGCCAATATGCATCTTACCCAAAATTTCATGGGTAATCTCACTTGAAATCTCGTTGCAcaacaaaattaagaaaaatttctaTGTTTGCATTCAATTATATATCCATGAGAAAGTTGCAACATGAATCAAATGAGCAGAAAGCATGTATATAGTGAGCATATATAACAAGGGCACCTAAACAATCTCAAATGACTATACTTTGGAATTTTTATTGTATAAAATTTCATATGAAGTTTTTCCATTATGTGATTGAGATTGGAGCCGATTTATAAGATACACAGTAGTCAATACGTGTTCTCCCCAAAATTTTATAGGTATCGCTTGAAAATCTCAAGGCACTAGCAAAATTAAGCAAATCTCTGCGTGTGCGTTCAACTACACCACTTTGTTAGAGAGTTAAATGCTGCTGATTTGTTCTCTTTTGAGCcatctatgaaatcatttcaatgaaaaaattaattattccATTATTCTGATCAAatttaacatttaaaacttgAGTTTAAAATTGTGTTAGAGCTGAACTAGAATTAAAATGTCAAACAATATTAACGCTTCAAATTTGTAATGCATAAGATAAACCCAAGTTCTGTGACTAAAATAAATAATGCATGGTTAATTTAggaaatttaaatataattcaAGTCAATAATTATAACTGACTGGCGAAGAAATTTGCCTCAGATCGTCGCGCAAGGATAGATACGACAAGGTGACAATTCTCACGGAACTGGAGAAGTGTATATTTCCACAAAATCTACTTGTAAAAGGAAGACAACGCGCACTCTTTCCTCAGTTACTTACATGGTTCATGGACATAACTAGcagaaatattttaaactaatCAAAGGGCTAAACTTAGAATTTCACCAGTTTCATGAATCAATGTTAATGAAAAAGGTTACCATCCATTTCAGAAATATAAAATGATTGTGATGTCTACATGATGATCTCCAAAGGAGTTGGCACAACGGGATCAAACAATGGCTGGTAGGCGActagttttcatttcaaatcccCGATGTACCAACTGTAAACGAAAGACTactgatgtgcaagttgaagtgcaATTGGGATAGCATCTCGAGGCACCAAAACAAGCCCTGTAGTCTGGGTAATAAAAGGTTGGGTGAGGACTTCGGCCTTCTTCAAACAGTAAGTCAAACCCCACTCACCCATATTGATACAATGAGTTCCTTTGAACAtgaattcaaattaaattgGTATATCTCTATAAGATTTTCTAAGAGAGAAAGGCTGAACTGAAAGTTCAGGGGACAAGTGGACCCCAATTGAAACTGGGTTTGAAATTGAAACCCTAATCAAGCCAATTCAAGCCGAGACCAGTCGCATTCTAGAGTCGAACCGCTCAGCCTGATTTGTGTCTTGATCTCTATCCGGCTATCCAGGGTTGGTCTACCGGAGATTGACTAGTTTCGCTCGGAGACTCCCTCAATTTCCTAACCCGAAACGGTGCGGATTGCCAGGAGGCCGACGGGTACCCGACTCGATGTTGACCCACGATAATAGTATGATAGAGCCAGCCTGAGTTCATGGGCTGCCTGGCCTAACAAGGATCAGACAATAAGCTGGCTTGTCTCAACTCCAGCCTCTCCTTCCATGCAGTGTTTCAAACTCTTCTTAGAGGAGCACACCATCACTGACCACAGGATCATGCTGACTAGCAACTACGTAATCAGTAGCTAGTTAGGCCGCCGGTGTTGTCAGCCTGGGTTTTCACATTCTGCCGGCCCATATGGTCGGCCTGCTTTTCTATTCTTGCACAAAAGTTTAATTCATGAATCCTTATAAAAGtatgcaaaattttaaaatttatgatgGATGTTTCAAATCAGACATACCCTTATTTGCAGGCTTTTgtggatatttacatattcggattcactacaaacaaagaaagataaTATTCGAATCTGAAGTCTAATTTTACTatagaaatttgatttttacattcatattcgaatccagattttgaaccgaatctgtCCTGTTTTCCAAATGCAAGAGCACTGGACAcaagacatttatttaaaagcaCATCCggtctgaatctgaatatgaatctgatcggatgtttatgtatatttgagTCTAAAtcatctgatttcttaattgaatattaattttttttataatgattcGGTCAGATATTCGATTTAAATAGGATATATTGACAGCCCAAGCTGTTGGAGCTTATATCGGATGGACCAAGGTTGGCAACATTTGGTTAGTGTAGATTTTATGACTGAGACACAAACATGGTGCTTGGAAAACCCTAAAAAAAGCCCCGAAGAAAAGGTTTCTAAAAGAATACGTTTTTTGTGAtgggaaaattgaaaaaaaaaaatctcttagAATCAATTTTAAGGATGAATCTTGGCTCAAAATTGGCCAATTTTGTGAACTCAAATCCATACAAGTTGTCCTCACATGAGTTGAATATGTTGTCGACTGGAGTAGGGAGCGGTTTTCTCATGGAAAATTTTTCCACGCAAGTGCTGAGTAGGTATGAACTTTTCCCACTTTCATGGCCTGAAAAGTTGGATTTTAGCTTAGATTGGCGACTTTCTCCAAACGGGCTTATGGACGACGTGGCGCCTTTTGGTCCACTGCCTGGACGTGTGGCTTATGATCGCAGTCTTTCCTCATGTACAATAAGTGAGGATGGAGATGGATCAGTAACTTTCCATTATTCACCCAAAGCTAAAGGTTATCTAAGCACCGCCGCTTGGATTTGAAGTCCGAACCTCCTCAAAATTCATGATTTTGACATTatatcatggatttgagatccacttTAGGGGTGGATGCTGGAATCTGTCGTTTGATAAAACTACGGATTTCAGttatcatggatttcaaatctctCGAATCTGAGATCTCTAggaatcaaacgcaaccttaaTTCCTTTCTGTCAGACCACAGATTTACGGTTTTTGTATTCAAATGTGAATCTGAAATCTGCTGTTTGTTTTCAAATTAGTGAATATGAGATTCAaagcagattttttttcaatgcaggaaaataaaataaagattttaagtgTAGATCTTAGCTTTGATTATTAGTATAAAAAGGGGCAGATGCAGGTGTGCGCATCGTGTGGGCATTTTGACACCCAAGGACAATTTGTCTCAGTTACATATTGATGTTCCTTAAAATTTATTAACAGTGCTCTTTTACTATAAATTTCTGGCTTTCACCCCCGTCAATAAATCT from Nymphaea colorata isolate Beijing-Zhang1983 chromosome 6, ASM883128v2, whole genome shotgun sequence includes these protein-coding regions:
- the LOC116256298 gene encoding pentatricopeptide repeat-containing protein At3g04750, mitochondrial, yielding MRTAMEASTSHGHGSNWDPTTSLDLNHPTLVMLEKCKTRRQFKEILAHMVRLHLTEQTFPMSRLLYFSAISHRENLDLSLALFHHFEFQPNLFMFNTMIAALASIHKRRCICLYKRMLKSAVSPDKHTLNHLLRACRCLTDVQQVHQQAVISGLSSYSYLQNSLVKIYMENGALALGRKVFDKMSQRDAVSWNSLIWGYVKAGCGREGLKLFQDMCSEGVVPDKFTMVGALGACAKIGMFHSGRSIHTRIIKMGGVSGNCILGNALLDMYVKCKELDYARKVFDVLAVGRDAVSWNILLSGYAKFGKLQMAKRLFDEIPIRDSVTWNSIIDGYAQKGDMVAVVNLFEEMQSHKVKPDGRTIMSLASVIGMTGNLDKAKWVHGLVAEARIKLDAFLGSALVDMYSKCGSVEKALSVFEEVQERDVSVWSAMISGLALHGHGTKALELFRMMQAKEIQPNHVTFTGVLSACSHCGMVEEGLTIFHSMKQIYGIEPCAEHYGCVIDLLGRAGKLMEAKDLIERMSMKPTRSIWGAMLNACRVHQNVEIAEIASRELLKIEPEEDGGYIILSNIYASLGRWRDADDVRRTMENRGVRKVAGQSAVVVNGVFHQFVSADKAHPRWSEIYSLIHNMNNEMKVLNNFT